From Anas acuta chromosome 20, bAnaAcu1.1, whole genome shotgun sequence, a single genomic window includes:
- the ALAD gene encoding delta-aminolevulinic acid dehydratase, with the protein MQADSLLHSGYFHPVLRSWQCTASTFDASNLIYPIFVTDSPDAVEPIASLPGQARYGVNKLEGMLRPLVEDGLKCVLIFGVPSKVPKDERGSAADAEDTPAIQAIKKIRSTFPELLIACDVCLCPYTSHGHCGILREDGTIQNELSCQRLAEVALAYAKAGCHIVAPSDMMDGRIAAIKQALISNDMGNKVSVMSYSAKFASCFYGPFRDAAQSKPAFGDRRCYQLPPGARGLGLRAVDRDVREGADMLMVKPGMPYLDLVRDVKNRHAAHPLAVYHVSGEFAMLWHGAQAGAFSLKAAVMEAMAAFRRAGADAIITYFAPQLLRWLKEEAAPGRA; encoded by the exons ATGCAGGCGGACTCGCTCCTTCACAGTGGCTACTTCCACCCCGTGCTACGCTCTTGGCAGTGCACAGCAAGCACCTTCGATGCCTCCAACCTCATCTACCCAATTTTTGTCAC TGACAGCCCTGATGCGGTGGAGCCGATCGCCAGCCTCCCTGGACAAGCCAG GTATGGAGTCAACAAGCTGGAGGGGATGCTGCGGCCCCTTGTTGAGGACGGCCTGAAGTGCGTGCTTATCTTCGGGGTGCCCAGCAAGGTCCCTAAG GATGAGAGAGGCTCTGCTGCGGATGCAGAGGACACACCTGCCATCCAGGCCATCAAGAAGATccgctccaccttcccagagCTGCTCATTGCCTGCGATGTCTGCTTGTGCCCTTACACCTCCCACGGGCACTGCG GCATCCTGCGTGAAGATGGCACCATCCAGAACGAGCTCAGTTGCCAGCGGCTAGCAGAAGTGGCACTGGCTTACGCCAAAGCAG GCTGCCACATCGTTGCCCCCTCGGACATGATGGATGGGCGCATCGCGGCCATAAAGCAGGCGCTGATCTCCAATGACATGGGCAACAAG GTCTCGGTGATGAGCTACAGCGCCAAATTTGCTTCATGCTTCTACGGTCCCTTCAG GGATGCTGCACAATCCAAACCTGCCTTCGGAGACCGGCGATGCTACCAGCTGCCGCCGGGCGCCAGGGGCCTGGGGCTGCGAGCTGTG GACCGGGACGTGCGTGAGGGGGCAGACATGCTGATGGTGAAGCCGGGGATGCCCTACCTGGACCTGGTGCGGGACGTCAAGAACCGA CACGCCGCCCACCCGTTGGCGGTGTACCACGTCTCGGGGGAGTTCGCCATGCTGTGGCACGGCGCCCAGGCTGGAGCCTTCAGCCTCAAGGCGGCGGTGATGGAGGCGATGGCCGCCTTCAGGCGCGCAG GGGCCGACGCCATCATCACGTACTTCGCGCCGCAGCTGCTGCGCTGGCTGAAGGAGGAGGCGGCGCCGGGGCGGGCCTGA
- the POLE3 gene encoding DNA polymerase epsilon subunit 3, with protein sequence MAERPEDLNLPNAVITRIIKEALPDGVNISKEARSAISRAASVFVLYATSCANNFAMKGKRKTLNAGDVLSAMEEMEFQRFVAPLKESLEVYRREQKGKKEARKDKDKKTDSEEQDKSREEENDDDDERMEEEEQNEEEEVDN encoded by the exons ATGGCGGAGAGACCGGAGGACCTGAACCTGCCCAACGCCGTCATCACGCGCATCATCAAGGAGGCG CTTCCTGATGGGGTGAACATTTCCAAAGAAGCTCGGAGCGCGATATCTCGAGCAGCAAGTGTGTTTGTGCTCTATGCAACATCGTG TGCAAATAACTTTGCCatgaaggggaagaggaaaaccCTGAATGCTGGCGATGTTCTCTCTGCCATGGAGGAAATGGAGTTTCAGCGATTTGTAGCCCCTCTGAAAGAATCCCTGGAAG tttacAGACgtgaacagaaaggaaagaaagaagcaagaaaagataaagacaaaaagacaGACTCAGAGGAACAAGATAAGAGCCGAGAGGAAGAgaatgatgatgatgacgaaaggatggaggaagaagaacaaaacgaggaggaggaggtggacaACTGA